One stretch of Halichoerus grypus chromosome 8, mHalGry1.hap1.1, whole genome shotgun sequence DNA includes these proteins:
- the LOC118534817 gene encoding LOW QUALITY PROTEIN: ubiquitin carboxyl-terminal hydrolase isozyme L3-like (The sequence of the model RefSeq protein was modified relative to this genomic sequence to represent the inferred CDS: inserted 2 bases in 1 codon), whose product MEGQRWLPLEANSEVTDQFLKQLGLHPNWQFXGMDPELLSMVPRPVCAVLLLFPITEKYEVFRTEEEEKIKSQGQDVTSSVYFMKQTISNACGTTGLIHAIANNKDKMHFESGSTLKKFLEESVSMSPEERARYLENYDAIRVTHETSAHEGETEAPSIDEKVDLHFIALVHVEGHLYELDGWKQFPINHGETSDETLLEDAIEVCKKFMERDPDELRFNAIALSAA is encoded by the exons ATGGAGGGTCAGCGCTGGCTCCCGCTGGAGGCCAATTCCGAGGTCACTGACCAGTTTCTCAAACAATTAGGTCTACATCCTAACTGGCAGTT AGGAATGGATCCTGAACTCCTTAGCATGGTACCAAGACCAGTGTGTGCAGTGTTACTTCTCTTCCCTATTACAGAAAAGTATGAAGTATTCAgaacagaagaggaggaaaaaataaaatctcagggaCAAGATGTTACATCATCAGTATATTTCATGAAGCAAACAATCAGCAATGCCTGTGGAACAACTGGACTGATCCATGCTATTGCCAACAATAAAGACAAGATGCACTTTGAATCTGGATCAACCTTGAAAAAATTCCTTGAGGAGTCTGTGTCAATGAGTCCTGAAGAACGAGCCAGATACCTAGAGAACTATGATGCTATTCGAGTCACTCATGAGACCAGTGCCCATGAAGGTGAGACTGAGGCACCAAGTATAGATGAAAAAGTAGATCTTCATTTTATCGCATTAGTTCATGTAGAGGGGCATCTCTATGAATTAGATGGATGGAAACAGTTTCCAATTAACCATGGGGAAACTAGTGATGAAACTTTATTAGAGGATGCCATAGAAGTTTGCAAGAAGTTTATGGAACGTGACCCTGATGAATTGAGATTCAACGCCATCGCTCTATCTGCAGCATAG